In the genome of Pelobacter seleniigenes DSM 18267, one region contains:
- a CDS encoding DMT family transporter, whose product MNKTILGAHLNLLLWTFIVGLSFPAVSMLSRGLPPILLTSFRFAVAILSIAPFLKGKADVKPSRKGFALYTLMAFCLALFFCGMFWAAERATSLSMATLYVSVPLLAYLFGRLLSVERADLKMLVVLLTGAVGALLLAFIDAGRVHGGMTFGKGEAVFFVGCIASALYPVLTKAGLQKGLLSSSALVRTFWSLFLGSLLMALAGLLFEAPADLLRMNLRDVLLIVYLGIFSSGLTFWLMQYATAVLTPAAVTAYSYLVPFVSMVFLFVENPAELSLKWLPGSLLVAVAILQLLRYDLNKRQKLN is encoded by the coding sequence ATGAATAAAACCATCCTCGGCGCTCATCTGAATCTGCTGCTCTGGACCTTCATCGTCGGCCTCTCTTTTCCGGCGGTCAGTATGCTGAGCAGAGGACTACCGCCGATTTTGCTGACTTCGTTCCGGTTTGCCGTTGCCATCCTTTCCATAGCCCCGTTTTTAAAGGGGAAAGCAGACGTCAAACCGTCCCGCAAAGGGTTTGCCCTCTATACCCTGATGGCCTTCTGCCTAGCCCTGTTCTTCTGTGGCATGTTCTGGGCAGCCGAAAGGGCCACGTCCCTGTCCATGGCGACCCTGTATGTCAGCGTTCCGCTGCTGGCCTATCTCTTCGGCCGGCTACTCAGCGTGGAGAGAGCCGACCTTAAAATGCTCGTCGTTCTGCTGACCGGAGCGGTCGGAGCCTTGCTGCTTGCTTTTATCGATGCGGGCCGGGTCCACGGTGGGATGACCTTCGGGAAGGGAGAGGCGGTCTTTTTTGTCGGTTGCATCGCTTCGGCCCTGTACCCGGTGCTGACCAAAGCCGGCCTGCAAAAGGGGCTGCTGTCTTCCTCTGCGCTGGTCCGCACTTTCTGGAGCCTGTTCTTGGGCAGCCTGCTGATGGCATTGGCCGGCCTGTTGTTTGAAGCGCCTGCCGATCTGCTGCGCATGAACCTCCGGGATGTCCTGCTCATTGTCTATCTCGGCATATTCTCCAGCGGGCTGACCTTCTGGCTGATGCAATACGCCACGGCTGTCCTCACCCCCGCAGCAGTGACGGCCTACAGCTATCTGGTTCCCTTTGTATCCATGGTTTTTCTGTTTGTGGAAAATCCGGCGGAACTGAGTTTAAAATGGCTGCCGGGCAGCCTCCTGGTCGCCGTCGCCATCCTCCAGCTGCTCCGCTATGACCTGAACAAGAGACAAAAACTGAATTGA
- a CDS encoding YeiH family protein: MRDSLVVKILFLCCLLLCLCPFMDAAYALLAGIVLSMAFGNPWPQQAATASKKLLQLSVVGLGFGLSLGEVWTTGRASIIYTFVGICFTLLLGTALGRLFKVEKRTASLVAFGTAICGGSAIAAMAPVLKAEDDEIAVSLATVFTLNAVALLLFPVIGHQLHLSQTIFGTWAGMAIHDTSSVVGAASVYGAKALAVGTTVKLSRALWITPFVLFVSWRSRATGKKAVPLFIIGFILAAAIRTALPQFASQWHWLALIAKQLLVVTLFLIGAGLSRELLRKVGVRPLLQGVVLWLLVGSLTLTCLELFGVA, encoded by the coding sequence GTGCGTGATTCCCTGGTTGTAAAGATCCTTTTTCTCTGTTGCCTGCTGCTCTGCCTGTGCCCGTTCATGGATGCGGCCTATGCATTGCTGGCAGGAATCGTTCTCAGTATGGCGTTCGGCAATCCCTGGCCGCAGCAGGCGGCCACCGCCAGCAAGAAACTGCTTCAACTCTCGGTGGTCGGTCTGGGTTTCGGCCTGAGCCTTGGTGAAGTCTGGACCACGGGCCGCGCGTCCATCATTTATACCTTTGTCGGCATCTGTTTTACCCTGCTGCTGGGAACTGCGCTGGGGCGACTGTTCAAGGTCGAAAAACGCACGGCATCGCTGGTGGCGTTCGGCACGGCGATCTGCGGAGGAAGCGCCATTGCGGCCATGGCACCGGTTCTCAAAGCCGAAGATGATGAAATCGCGGTCTCCCTGGCAACCGTTTTCACTCTGAATGCAGTCGCTCTGCTGCTGTTCCCGGTCATCGGCCATCAGCTCCATTTAAGCCAGACCATTTTCGGCACCTGGGCCGGAATGGCGATCCACGATACCAGCAGCGTGGTCGGCGCGGCCTCGGTCTACGGAGCCAAAGCCCTGGCGGTGGGAACCACGGTCAAATTGTCGCGGGCGCTGTGGATCACCCCCTTTGTGCTGTTCGTTTCCTGGCGCAGCAGGGCTACCGGCAAAAAAGCCGTGCCGCTGTTTATCATCGGCTTTATCCTGGCCGCAGCCATCCGCACTGCGCTGCCACAATTTGCTTCGCAATGGCATTGGCTGGCGCTGATTGCCAAGCAACTGCTGGTGGTGACGCTGTTTCTGATTGGCGCCGGCCTGAGCCGGGAGCTGCTGCGCAAAGTCGGGGTCCGCCCACTGCTGCAAGGAGTGGTGCTGTGGTTGCTGGTCGGCAGCCTCACCCTGACCTGTCTGGAACTGTTTGGTGTCGCCTGA
- a CDS encoding NAD(P)-dependent oxidoreductase: MKKAVFLNVDKIDFDKCLDFSSLDRIVTCSSYPETSEDDILARVAGQNIVITKEMPVSGELIAQFPDSVEMICEAGTGFNNIDIAAARAKEIAVCNIPSYSTEAVAHLVITFILNFSASLPQQQRMLSAGQFDNFTRHLLVPHFEVTGKTLGLIGGSGAIGQAVMKVALALGMKVLISSRTPRDWADPQVQSASLEELLSQSDFISIHCPLNHQTRHLINRDSLGLCKPGAYIINTARGAIINEGDLIDALESGRIAGAGLDVQDPEPPALDNPLFAKNNVIMTPHIGWRRLETRQRLIELIAANVAALLDGRAVNVVN, translated from the coding sequence ATGAAAAAAGCGGTTTTTTTGAATGTCGATAAGATCGATTTTGACAAATGCCTGGATTTCTCTTCGCTGGACAGGATCGTCACCTGCTCCAGTTATCCGGAGACCAGTGAAGACGACATCCTTGCGCGCGTGGCTGGGCAGAATATCGTCATCACCAAAGAAATGCCGGTCAGCGGCGAGTTGATAGCTCAGTTCCCGGACAGTGTCGAGATGATCTGCGAAGCCGGGACCGGGTTCAACAATATCGATATAGCGGCCGCCCGTGCCAAGGAGATTGCCGTGTGCAATATCCCCAGTTACAGCACCGAAGCGGTGGCCCACCTGGTGATTACTTTCATCCTCAACTTCAGCGCATCGTTACCCCAGCAGCAGCGGATGCTGAGTGCCGGCCAGTTCGATAATTTTACCCGCCACCTGCTGGTGCCCCATTTTGAAGTGACCGGTAAAACTCTCGGCCTGATCGGCGGCAGCGGGGCCATCGGCCAGGCGGTGATGAAAGTTGCCCTGGCGCTGGGCATGAAAGTGCTGATTTCCAGTCGGACCCCAAGGGACTGGGCCGACCCGCAGGTTCAGTCGGCTTCGCTCGAGGAACTGCTTAGCCAGAGCGACTTTATCAGTATCCACTGCCCCCTCAACCACCAGACCCGGCACCTCATCAATCGTGACAGCCTGGGGTTGTGCAAGCCTGGTGCGTACATCATCAATACCGCCCGCGGCGCCATCATCAACGAGGGCGACCTGATCGACGCGTTGGAAAGCGGTCGCATCGCCGGGGCCGGGCTCGATGTCCAGGATCCGGAGCCGCCGGCCTTGGATAACCCGCTGTTCGCCAAAAACAATGTCATCATGACCCCGCATATCGGCTGGCGACGGTTGGAAACCCGGCAACGGCTGATCGAGCTGATTGCGGCAAATGTGGCGGCGCTTCTCGATGGTCGAGCGGTGAATGTGGTTAATTGA
- a CDS encoding universal stress protein: protein MLPLYKKILVATDFSAHSTMAFKHAVMLARHNNAQIQLLHVMQPLDPYFRSLFSDQPGSEMIAELEKSKYQQLQQELQQELADFARTELADFPEDLQRFNGAEVVIGTPATEIVATADQNNVDVIVLGTHGRGFIEHALLGSVAEKVLRHASRPVLVIPLPA, encoded by the coding sequence ATGTTACCCCTTTATAAAAAAATCCTCGTAGCGACAGATTTTTCTGCTCATTCGACCATGGCCTTTAAACATGCCGTGATGTTGGCCCGACACAACAATGCCCAGATTCAGCTGCTGCATGTCATGCAGCCCCTGGATCCTTATTTCCGCAGCCTGTTTTCGGACCAACCCGGCAGCGAAATGATTGCTGAGCTGGAAAAATCAAAATATCAGCAATTACAGCAGGAGTTGCAGCAGGAACTCGCTGACTTCGCCCGCACCGAACTGGCTGATTTTCCCGAGGACCTGCAACGCTTCAACGGGGCCGAGGTGGTCATCGGGACACCTGCGACAGAGATTGTTGCCACTGCCGATCAGAATAACGTCGATGTTATCGTGCTCGGAACCCACGGCCGCGGCTTCATTGAACACGCGCTGCTCGGCAGTGTCGCTGAAAAGGTCCTGCGTCATGCAAGTCGACCGGTTCTGGTTATCCCGCTGCCAGCTTAG
- a CDS encoding LysR substrate-binding domain-containing protein, with product MAISLRQLQIFAKVADLESVTRASAELQLTQSAVSMALGELERYSDAPLFNRHGKRLHLNDRGRQFLPMVKQLLTQQLEIEMFLNQSLREPIGILQVGASTTIGNYLMPGLIARFCRRHSKAQILLQVANAWQIEQDVESGKLDIGLIEGFLHTAGLHTRKWRDDELIIVTGPQHPWVETGVIGDDQLQHGEWVMREKGSGTREVFERAMLKRQLAFAVTIELGHTEAIKKAVEAGTGCACLSRLAVQRELDHGWLVEIDSPLDLSRDLSILAKESVHQSVLLRTFLDALRETA from the coding sequence ATGGCCATTTCTCTGCGACAATTACAAATTTTTGCCAAGGTTGCCGATCTGGAAAGCGTGACCCGAGCCAGTGCCGAACTGCAGCTGACCCAGTCGGCCGTCAGCATGGCCCTGGGGGAACTCGAACGCTATTCCGACGCGCCGCTCTTCAACCGTCATGGCAAGCGGCTGCACCTCAACGACCGGGGACGGCAATTCCTGCCCATGGTCAAACAGTTGCTTACCCAGCAGCTTGAGATCGAAATGTTCCTCAACCAGTCACTTCGCGAGCCGATTGGTATCCTTCAGGTCGGGGCCAGCACCACCATCGGCAATTATCTGATGCCGGGATTGATCGCCCGTTTTTGTCGTCGGCACAGTAAAGCGCAGATCCTGCTGCAAGTCGCCAATGCCTGGCAGATCGAGCAGGATGTGGAGAGTGGGAAGCTTGATATCGGGCTTATCGAAGGTTTTCTGCACACCGCTGGCCTTCACACCCGGAAATGGCGGGATGACGAACTGATCATTGTCACCGGGCCGCAGCATCCCTGGGTTGAGACTGGCGTGATCGGCGACGACCAACTGCAACATGGGGAATGGGTCATGCGCGAAAAAGGATCGGGCACCAGGGAAGTCTTCGAGCGCGCCATGCTGAAAAGGCAGCTGGCGTTTGCGGTTACCATCGAACTGGGCCATACCGAAGCGATCAAAAAGGCAGTCGAAGCCGGGACCGGCTGTGCCTGTCTGTCCCGGCTGGCCGTACAGCGTGAACTGGATCACGGCTGGCTGGTGGAAATCGATTCTCCCCTGGACCTGAGCCGTGACCTGAGCATCCTCGCCAAGGAAAGCGTTCACCAGTCCGTCCTGTTGCGAACTTTTCTGGATGCTCTGCGGGAAACAGCCTGA
- the rsgA gene encoding ribosome small subunit-dependent GTPase A, giving the protein MNDTQISDNKDSNQRLLQLGWSPYFQAQLDSSPSADGTPARVVGVGKNLFRVRDGQKERLASLAGRLRYASGGSYPVTGDWVLLTDSVICRVLERKNSLSRGASGAHQKAEALPQKEQLLAANLDNVFIVSGLDRDFNLRRIERYLTLVYNCGLRPVIILTKADLHQEPEFCANEVENIACGVPIHLVSAADDEGLTGLGQYLGCGQTTTLIGSSGAGKSTLVNRLCGEPVQLTAAVSEQVGKGRHTTTSRDLFMVPQGGMIIDNPGIREIAFWDGESGLSAAFPDIERLAVHCRFRDCSHLHEPGCHVREAVARGELAAERLANYEKMKREQDYLAQRQNKSADRVEKERWKDVAQKIKAIKKSWK; this is encoded by the coding sequence ATGAACGATACGCAAATTTCAGATAATAAAGACAGCAATCAGCGGCTTTTACAACTGGGCTGGAGCCCCTATTTTCAGGCCCAGCTGGATTCATCGCCCAGTGCTGATGGGACTCCGGCCAGAGTGGTCGGAGTCGGGAAAAACCTCTTTCGGGTCAGGGATGGTCAAAAGGAACGGCTGGCAAGTCTGGCCGGGCGGCTGCGCTATGCAAGCGGCGGCAGTTATCCGGTGACCGGGGACTGGGTTCTCTTAACGGATTCGGTGATTTGCCGGGTCCTGGAACGGAAAAATAGTTTATCCAGAGGGGCTTCAGGGGCCCACCAGAAGGCGGAAGCCTTGCCGCAGAAGGAACAGCTTCTGGCCGCAAACCTGGACAACGTCTTCATCGTGTCCGGACTGGACCGGGATTTTAACCTGCGGCGCATCGAGCGTTACCTGACCCTGGTCTACAACTGTGGTCTGCGGCCGGTCATCATCCTGACCAAAGCAGATCTGCACCAGGAACCCGAGTTTTGTGCCAACGAGGTCGAGAATATTGCCTGTGGTGTTCCCATCCACCTGGTTTCCGCAGCGGATGATGAAGGTTTGACCGGCCTGGGCCAATATCTCGGCTGCGGTCAAACCACAACCCTGATCGGGTCCTCCGGGGCGGGCAAATCCACCCTGGTCAATCGGCTCTGTGGCGAACCCGTTCAACTCACCGCAGCGGTCAGCGAGCAGGTCGGTAAAGGGCGGCATACCACCACCAGCAGGGACCTGTTCATGGTCCCCCAGGGGGGGATGATTATCGACAATCCCGGTATCCGGGAGATTGCCTTCTGGGATGGTGAAAGTGGTCTTTCCGCAGCCTTTCCGGACATCGAAAGACTCGCTGTGCATTGTCGCTTCAGGGATTGCAGCCATCTTCACGAACCCGGTTGTCATGTTCGGGAAGCTGTCGCCCGCGGAGAACTCGCGGCAGAACGTTTGGCAAACTATGAAAAAATGAAACGCGAGCAAGATTACCTGGCTCAACGGCAGAATAAAAGTGCCGACCGGGTTGAAAAGGAGCGCTGGAAGGATGTCGCTCAGAAGATCAAAGCAATAAAAAAGAGCTGGAAATAG
- the uxuA gene encoding mannonate dehydratase, with protein MALEESFRWYGPNDTVSLAYIKQTGATSVITSLHQIPYGEAWPFEAIMERKTMLEEAGLRWAAVESVPVHEDIKTRTGEYQKYIENYQTSLINLGKAGVDVVIYNFMPVLDWVRTELTHKLADGSECLYFDPVQFAAFDIFLLQREGAEQDYSPEQVKAAEQFINGLSATEKKTFERNLIDVFPGTRMGLDIQDVRNMLAKYKDIDRAKLKEHYRLFLEAVVPVAAQAGVRLAVHPDDPPWNIMGLPRIVSCEEDIRDLLGMVDDPANGLCFCTGSYSPRADNNLPEMIRKFGRRINVAHLRSTQRNPDGSFYEANHLEGSVDMYEVVLALLEEMAERKSSGRKDWRLTYRPDHGHTMMDDLNKPPIDNPGYTAIGRLRGLAEIRGLELGILRSLPKLKNLMD; from the coding sequence ATGGCATTAGAAGAATCTTTCCGCTGGTACGGACCGAACGATACCGTTTCACTGGCATATATCAAACAAACCGGTGCGACATCGGTTATCACCAGTCTGCATCAAATTCCCTACGGCGAAGCCTGGCCCTTTGAGGCCATTATGGAGCGCAAAACCATGCTGGAAGAGGCTGGTCTGCGCTGGGCCGCGGTCGAGTCGGTGCCGGTCCATGAGGACATCAAGACCCGGACCGGGGAATATCAGAAGTATATTGAGAATTACCAGACCAGCCTGATCAATCTGGGTAAGGCCGGGGTGGATGTGGTCATCTATAACTTCATGCCGGTGCTCGATTGGGTGCGCACCGAACTGACCCACAAGCTCGCGGACGGCTCGGAATGCCTCTACTTCGACCCGGTTCAGTTCGCCGCTTTTGATATCTTCCTGCTGCAGCGCGAAGGGGCGGAACAGGACTACTCTCCAGAGCAGGTCAAGGCCGCCGAGCAGTTTATCAACGGCCTTTCCGCAACAGAAAAGAAAACCTTTGAACGCAACCTCATCGATGTCTTTCCCGGCACCAGGATGGGGCTGGATATTCAAGATGTCCGCAACATGCTGGCCAAATACAAGGATATTGACCGGGCCAAGCTGAAAGAGCATTACCGGCTGTTTCTGGAAGCGGTGGTCCCGGTTGCCGCCCAGGCCGGCGTCAGGTTGGCGGTTCACCCGGATGATCCCCCCTGGAATATCATGGGCTTGCCGCGGATTGTCAGTTGTGAAGAAGACATCCGTGACCTTCTGGGAATGGTGGACGACCCGGCCAACGGCCTCTGTTTCTGTACCGGCAGTTATAGCCCGCGTGCCGACAACAACCTGCCGGAGATGATCAGGAAGTTCGGCCGACGCATCAATGTGGCGCATTTGCGCAGCACCCAGCGCAATCCGGACGGCAGCTTCTACGAAGCCAACCACCTGGAAGGCTCGGTGGATATGTATGAGGTGGTTCTGGCTCTGCTGGAAGAGATGGCTGAGCGGAAGAGCAGCGGCCGGAAAGATTGGCGGCTGACCTATCGCCCCGACCACGGCCATACCATGATGGATGATCTGAACAAGCCCCCCATCGACAATCCTGGCTACACGGCGATCGGCCGGCTGCGCGGACTTGCTGAAATTCGCGGGCTGGAGCTTGGCATCCTCCGCTCCCTCCCGAAACTGAAAAATTTAATGGACTAG
- a CDS encoding FG-GAP repeat domain-containing protein: MKQLLSLVLTFALVLQLNACGGGGGGGGTTDNSSSLSYSGLTSAAAVDETNAEPLAVGAYFGQQQGMTVGLMSVETPADSSTMSAQSISATLRKTLHLERLVPQASSLSAQTAATKLPTAYYAGSCGGRLVSNMEVDTDKLSFKDFFEFQDYCDNGLVINGGASVAGTFLNSDGDLGTVHMSFHSLKVSQDSSSNTSDGELQINFVSTQYAESLTMNMLLGDDGSGQVFRYENFFSGINYGSGYVEETVSGRYYHPDFGYVNLETEQPLRTYNDLIWPTRGAFKCNGDAETFVRMSFVTETSSHLEADTDGDGDGDWETDINNPLPPDYVPTNHDPIADAGSDRSVYQGNLVTLDGSASSDPEGDLLSYQWSFSACPAYNCPTLNYRTTATPSFHAVESGSYTLQMVVNDGNNSSDLDSVHVEVVPVSPANPELLSQEWLYGRFGTSIGRSGLAVQDLNGDGSLEIVTVASSLGDTDQYWYVLRADEDGGYEQIFLSELSAVGVTRMVVADLDGDGTGEILVSYENGAIEIFSGDNFVRQASLQTPGAVSALVAADLNGDGQAEIITSEGLKVYVYTAAGNLLWQTEGYGGSDIAVGNVDDDPAMEIVIAGVNHGYVIDAATRQLEWDYINGFGAIVRTGDIDGDGRDEIVAAASWYKITLFDAELQTPKSEMSTDLDIGTLLVTDLDEDGIAEILYGDDQWGSIHCYEGDGIAERWAIINPASGSAGLAVGDVDDDGTMEVLWGAGRRNLAGNFLLVADPATGIEWQNSHLDGPLSAVAIGDVDDDGEEEIVMVSFTSNSGYGDGVISVFDAATHFLEWQSSNDLPGIRSWEGINQVRIADVDDDDETEFILAASDHHDGLVQVYNGRTHILEGQSAIYEDEPFTALKVADVDGDGDTEIIGATGGYLVVLNGVTLAEKWKSVSLQNSWRTISDIDVANVDNDETLEILVVVNGSRVYAIDGVTHHYDWLRELAATTIDVYDLDGDGQMEILIGQEDGTIGIYSGAPFSLQATFGTLSESPVAALTPADLDDDGVPELLVASGDELSVLASGTGQLLWRETNLGDQLGRYNNLPVRDIDGDGRLEVISGSNFALYQFD; encoded by the coding sequence ATGAAGCAATTATTATCCTTGGTTTTAACCTTTGCTCTTGTCTTGCAATTGAATGCCTGCGGCGGGGGCGGCGGCGGGGGCGGTACTACCGATAACTCATCCAGCCTGAGCTATTCGGGCCTGACCTCCGCGGCGGCAGTTGATGAGACGAATGCCGAACCATTGGCAGTCGGTGCCTACTTTGGCCAGCAACAGGGGATGACAGTTGGTTTGATGTCCGTTGAAACCCCTGCTGACAGCAGCACGATGTCCGCCCAAAGCATTTCCGCAACCTTACGCAAGACGCTGCATCTTGAGCGTCTGGTTCCGCAAGCGTCCAGCCTGTCGGCTCAAACAGCAGCAACCAAGCTGCCCACTGCCTATTATGCAGGGTCTTGCGGTGGTCGACTGGTGAGTAATATGGAGGTGGACACCGACAAGCTCAGCTTCAAAGACTTTTTTGAATTTCAGGATTACTGTGACAACGGCCTGGTTATCAATGGCGGGGCCTCGGTCGCGGGGACATTTCTAAACAGCGATGGAGATCTAGGTACGGTACATATGAGCTTCCATTCACTGAAGGTGAGCCAGGACAGCTCCAGCAATACATCGGACGGAGAATTGCAGATCAATTTTGTCAGTACGCAATACGCAGAAAGCCTGACCATGAATATGCTCCTGGGCGATGACGGCAGTGGTCAGGTGTTCCGCTATGAAAACTTTTTCAGCGGTATTAACTATGGTTCGGGGTATGTGGAAGAGACGGTCTCTGGCCGTTACTATCACCCTGATTTCGGCTATGTCAATCTGGAGACCGAGCAGCCTTTGCGAACCTATAATGATTTGATCTGGCCGACAAGAGGGGCATTCAAGTGCAACGGTGATGCTGAAACCTTTGTCCGAATGTCTTTTGTTACAGAAACGTCCTCCCATTTGGAGGCAGACACGGATGGTGACGGCGATGGCGATTGGGAGACGGATATCAACAATCCCCTCCCGCCGGACTATGTGCCGACTAATCATGACCCGATTGCCGACGCTGGCAGCGACCGGAGTGTTTATCAAGGCAACCTGGTGACTCTCGATGGCAGCGCCAGTAGTGATCCTGAAGGGGATTTGTTGAGCTATCAATGGTCCTTCTCTGCTTGCCCCGCTTACAACTGCCCAACCTTGAATTATCGTACGACTGCGACTCCCAGTTTTCATGCCGTAGAGAGTGGCAGTTACACTCTGCAGATGGTGGTGAATGATGGTAATAATAGCAGTGACCTGGACAGCGTTCATGTGGAGGTCGTACCGGTTTCGCCAGCCAATCCCGAACTCCTAAGTCAAGAGTGGCTTTACGGTCGCTTTGGCACCTCTATAGGCCGCTCAGGTCTGGCTGTTCAAGATCTGAATGGAGATGGATCTTTGGAAATCGTGACCGTGGCCTCCTCATTGGGAGATACTGACCAGTATTGGTATGTCCTCCGGGCCGATGAAGATGGTGGCTATGAACAAATTTTTCTGAGTGAGCTGTCAGCGGTTGGGGTCACTCGGATGGTTGTTGCCGATCTGGATGGTGATGGCACCGGAGAGATCCTGGTCAGTTATGAAAATGGGGCCATTGAGATCTTTTCCGGGGACAATTTTGTCCGTCAGGCCTCATTGCAGACGCCGGGGGCGGTGAGTGCCCTGGTTGCGGCGGATCTGAATGGCGATGGTCAGGCTGAAATCATCACCAGCGAAGGTCTCAAGGTTTATGTCTATACTGCTGCGGGGAACCTCCTTTGGCAGACTGAGGGCTATGGCGGCAGTGATATAGCGGTTGGCAATGTTGATGATGACCCGGCAATGGAGATCGTCATTGCCGGAGTCAATCATGGTTATGTGATCGATGCCGCCACGCGGCAACTTGAGTGGGACTATATTAACGGGTTCGGTGCCATTGTCCGTACCGGTGATATCGATGGCGATGGCCGCGACGAGATTGTAGCTGCCGCTTCTTGGTACAAAATTACCCTTTTCGATGCGGAACTGCAAACTCCAAAGAGTGAGATGTCTACCGACCTGGATATTGGGACTCTTTTGGTGACTGATCTGGACGAGGATGGTATCGCCGAAATTCTTTATGGCGATGATCAGTGGGGCTCGATTCACTGTTACGAAGGTGATGGTATTGCCGAACGCTGGGCGATTATCAATCCGGCCTCTGGGAGCGCTGGCCTGGCGGTTGGCGATGTGGATGACGACGGGACCATGGAAGTCTTATGGGGAGCGGGAAGACGCAACTTAGCCGGTAATTTCCTGCTCGTTGCCGATCCTGCGACAGGGATTGAATGGCAGAATAGCCACCTGGATGGCCCCTTGAGCGCTGTTGCCATTGGCGACGTGGACGACGATGGCGAGGAGGAGATTGTCATGGTCTCTTTCACGAGCAACAGTGGGTATGGCGATGGTGTTATCAGTGTTTTTGATGCAGCGACCCATTTTTTGGAATGGCAGAGCAGTAACGATTTACCGGGTATTCGTTCTTGGGAGGGGATCAATCAGGTTCGGATTGCCGACGTTGATGATGATGATGAAACGGAGTTCATCCTCGCTGCTTCTGATCACCATGACGGACTGGTTCAGGTTTACAATGGTCGGACCCATATATTGGAGGGACAAAGTGCCATTTATGAAGATGAACCGTTTACGGCTTTGAAAGTGGCGGATGTCGATGGCGACGGTGACACTGAAATAATCGGAGCAACCGGAGGTTACCTGGTCGTACTGAACGGAGTTACCCTGGCCGAAAAATGGAAAAGTGTCAGTTTGCAAAATAGTTGGAGAACCATTAGCGATATCGACGTCGCGAATGTTGACAATGATGAGACTCTGGAAATTCTGGTAGTCGTCAATGGTAGCAGGGTTTATGCCATCGACGGTGTCACTCATCACTACGACTGGCTTAGAGAACTGGCGGCTACAACGATCGACGTCTACGACCTTGATGGAGACGGGCAGATGGAAATCCTGATCGGTCAGGAGGATGGAACCATCGGCATCTATTCTGGGGCACCTTTTTCCCTTCAAGCGACCTTCGGGACCCTGAGTGAGTCTCCTGTTGCAGCCCTGACCCCAGCCGATCTTGACGATGACGGCGTGCCCGAGTTGCTGGTGGCCAGCGGCGACGAACTCAGCGTATTGGCAAGCGGAACCGGGCAATTGCTGTGGCGCGAGACCAACCTGGGGGACCAGCTTGGCCGCTACAATAATTTGCCGGTCAGAGATATTGATGGTGATGGCAGACTGGAGGTCATTTCCGGTTCTAATTTCGCGCTATATCAATTCGATTGA
- a CDS encoding MarR family winged helix-turn-helix transcriptional regulator — MQDHVDKIMAQWAATGIAADVSPMAVLTRIFRLNKQMRQPLATTFRKHHLHDGDFDLLATLFRSNQPAGMTPNELRSSIVLSSGAMTNRLDGLESAGLIVRAANPQDRRSTLIKLTAKGRQTVEDSLADYLDVLENLLSCLSTAERDTGAAILRKLLIHIEGTADE; from the coding sequence ATGCAAGATCATGTCGACAAAATCATGGCCCAATGGGCAGCAACCGGAATCGCCGCAGATGTTTCGCCGATGGCGGTGTTGACCAGGATATTCCGCTTGAATAAACAGATGCGCCAGCCGCTGGCCACAACCTTCCGGAAACACCATCTTCATGACGGTGATTTCGATCTGTTGGCGACCCTGTTCCGGAGTAACCAGCCCGCCGGCATGACCCCCAACGAGCTCAGAAGTTCCATCGTACTCAGCTCCGGGGCCATGACCAACCGGCTCGACGGGCTGGAATCGGCCGGGCTTATTGTGCGCGCAGCGAATCCGCAGGACCGGCGCAGCACCCTGATCAAACTGACTGCCAAAGGCCGACAGACGGTAGAGGATTCCCTTGCGGACTATCTGGATGTTCTGGAAAACCTGCTCAGCTGCCTGAGTACAGCAGAACGTGACACGGGCGCAGCCATACTCCGCAAACTGCTTATCCACATCGAGGGCACGGCTGATGAATAA